One Peribacillus simplex NBRC 15720 = DSM 1321 genomic region harbors:
- a CDS encoding sensor histidine kinase, whose product MSIKKVDAKALDKILETMVSTVSESKDEVFDIGEQCRKDFESLTKELDDVKIRVAIVITDSDALDSKARFARKRLSEVSMHFNHFSEEQVRDAYERAHKLQVDLQINRQLEKELRNRRDELELRLRGLQQTIDKAVHLVSQISVVQNYLTQDLKFVGEALQEAKRKQDFGLKIIEAQEQERKKLSREIHDGPAQMLANVMMRSDLIERVQRERGPDEALVEIRSLKVMVRNALYEVRRIIYDLRPMALDDLGLVPTLRKYLQTTEDYNNGVNLNFVNLGQVKRLPSDMEVALFRLVQEAVQNSLKHADPKQVQVKLSISKEMVTVVVKDDGKGFDSSIQKEGSFGLVGMRERVELLEGEMTIDSQPGAGTLVFIQIPYHL is encoded by the coding sequence ATGTCCATAAAAAAGGTTGATGCTAAAGCATTGGACAAGATCTTAGAAACAATGGTGAGCACTGTTAGTGAAAGTAAGGATGAAGTCTTTGATATCGGCGAACAATGCCGAAAGGATTTCGAATCATTAACAAAAGAGCTTGATGATGTAAAAATTAGGGTTGCCATTGTGATAACCGACAGCGATGCACTGGATTCAAAAGCCAGGTTTGCTCGAAAGAGGCTTTCAGAAGTCAGTATGCACTTCAACCATTTTTCTGAAGAACAGGTGCGCGATGCTTATGAAAGGGCACATAAGCTGCAAGTCGATTTACAAATTAACCGGCAATTGGAGAAAGAGCTCCGCAATCGCCGGGATGAGCTTGAGTTAAGGTTAAGGGGTTTACAACAGACGATCGATAAAGCAGTGCATCTTGTCTCGCAAATATCGGTAGTTCAGAATTATTTGACACAGGATCTTAAATTTGTGGGGGAAGCCCTTCAAGAAGCGAAACGCAAACAGGACTTCGGCCTGAAAATAATCGAAGCCCAGGAGCAGGAACGTAAAAAGCTCTCACGGGAAATTCATGATGGTCCGGCGCAAATGCTGGCAAACGTCATGATGCGCTCAGATTTGATAGAACGAGTGCAACGGGAGAGAGGTCCTGATGAAGCGTTAGTGGAAATCCGCAGTTTAAAGGTCATGGTAAGGAATGCTTTATATGAAGTGCGCAGAATCATCTATGACCTAAGACCTATGGCACTTGATGACTTAGGCCTTGTTCCTACCCTCAGAAAGTACCTGCAAACGACCGAAGACTATAATAATGGCGTGAATCTGAATTTCGTCAACCTTGGACAGGTCAAAAGGCTTCCTTCCGATATGGAGGTCGCTTTATTCAGGCTGGTTCAAGAGGCCGTACAAAATTCATTGAAGCATGCGGATCCAAAACAGGTTCAAGTTAAACTGTCCATTTCCAAGGAGATGGTGACCGTCGTCGTCAAAGATGATGGAAAGGGGTTTGACTCTTCGATTCAAAAAGAAGGTTCATTTGGCTTGGTAGGAATGAGAGAAAGAGTCGAGCTGCTGGAAGGTGAAATGACGATCGATTCACAACCGGGGGCAGGCACTTTGGTATTTATACAAATTCCCTACCATTTATAA
- a CDS encoding LCP family protein — MSTTRRVYKIKKTKKKRRKRLWLLLVPLLVLGLGASTYAATLYMKAQNVFNDSYDPVEASAKRGAAIDPLEDNFSILFIGIDDSKDRDLKGNSRSDALMLATFNKDQKSIKLLSIPRDSYVYVPAKGVTTKINAAHAAGGPKATMDTVEELLDVPVDYYVRMNFNAFIDVVDSLDGIEVDVPYEMYEIDSHDKKNAIHLEEGLQTVNGEEALAFARTRKKDSDIQRGERQQEVLKAIIAKATSAGSLTKYTDVMEAVGDNMTTNLKFSQMKGFIKYVTTDKGLNLETIKLEGQDSTINGTYYYQLNETSLANTKLLLQSHLNLGSDESNQTESVQSQIQE, encoded by the coding sequence ATGTCTACTACTAGGCGTGTTTATAAAATTAAAAAAACAAAGAAAAAAAGGCGAAAGAGGCTTTGGTTATTGCTTGTTCCCCTGCTGGTACTTGGTCTGGGAGCTTCTACGTATGCAGCAACCCTGTATATGAAAGCCCAGAATGTATTCAATGATTCCTATGACCCTGTGGAAGCATCAGCAAAGCGAGGTGCAGCGATCGACCCGCTCGAAGATAATTTCTCGATCCTTTTCATAGGAATCGATGATAGTAAGGACCGTGACTTAAAAGGAAATTCCCGTTCGGATGCTTTAATGCTGGCCACATTCAATAAAGATCAAAAATCTATAAAACTATTAAGCATTCCACGTGATTCATATGTGTACGTGCCAGCCAAAGGCGTAACCACGAAAATCAACGCGGCCCATGCAGCCGGCGGACCAAAAGCGACAATGGATACCGTAGAGGAGTTACTCGATGTCCCCGTCGATTATTATGTTCGCATGAACTTTAATGCTTTCATAGATGTCGTAGATTCATTGGATGGTATCGAAGTCGACGTCCCTTATGAAATGTATGAAATCGATTCACATGACAAAAAGAATGCCATCCATCTCGAAGAAGGATTACAAACCGTTAATGGTGAAGAAGCATTAGCGTTTGCACGGACACGTAAAAAGGACAGTGATATCCAACGTGGTGAGCGGCAGCAGGAAGTCCTAAAAGCCATCATTGCCAAAGCAACCTCTGCTGGATCACTGACGAAATATACAGACGTAATGGAAGCTGTCGGTGACAATATGACAACGAACCTTAAATTCTCACAAATGAAAGGTTTCATAAAATATGTAACTACCGATAAAGGCCTCAATCTTGAAACCATCAAACTTGAAGGTCAGGATTCTACCATTAACGGAACCTATTATTACCAGCTGAATGAAACATCATTAGCGAACACTAAGCTGTTACTTCAATCCCACTTGAACCTGGGATCAGATGAAAGCAATCAAACTGAATCAGTTCAATCACAAATACAAGAATAA
- the flgM gene encoding flagellar biosynthesis anti-sigma factor FlgM, whose translation MKINNVGMTGVNPYNLQANKTGNIKESKVKPSDKVEISSAAKEMQQSSPILAARQAKVDELKIQVEKGNYKLNAQATAKGLIDFYRK comes from the coding sequence ATGAAAATCAATAACGTCGGTATGACAGGTGTTAACCCCTATAATCTTCAAGCCAATAAAACGGGGAATATCAAAGAATCCAAGGTCAAACCCTCGGATAAAGTTGAAATTTCTTCAGCGGCAAAAGAAATGCAGCAATCATCTCCGATTCTTGCTGCAAGACAAGCAAAAGTGGACGAACTGAAAATCCAAGTTGAAAAAGGTAATTATAAATTGAATGCACAAGCAACGGCTAAGGGTCTCATCGATTTTTACCGGAAATGA
- a CDS encoding response regulator, with protein MKTSIIIIDDHQLFREGVKRILDFESSFDVVAEGDDGSEAMDLVETHKPDVVIMDINMPNMNGIEATKMLVNRFPETKVIILSIHDDENYVQHALKTGAQGYLLKEMDADALIDAVRVVAEGGSYLHPKVTHNLVKEYRRLAAEEGADRDSVHTIEIRRPLHLLTRRECEVLQLLADGKSNRAIGETLYISEKTVKNHVSNILQKMNVNDRTQAVVLAIKNGWVEVK; from the coding sequence TTGAAGACTAGTATCATCATTATCGATGACCATCAGCTTTTCCGTGAAGGCGTAAAGCGCATATTAGATTTTGAATCATCCTTTGATGTTGTTGCCGAGGGTGATGACGGAAGCGAAGCTATGGATCTCGTTGAAACACATAAACCCGATGTTGTTATCATGGATATCAACATGCCGAATATGAATGGGATCGAAGCAACAAAAATGCTCGTGAACCGTTTCCCTGAAACAAAAGTGATCATCCTTTCCATTCATGATGATGAAAACTACGTGCAGCACGCATTGAAAACAGGTGCACAAGGTTATCTGTTGAAAGAAATGGACGCAGATGCGTTGATTGATGCTGTGCGTGTAGTTGCTGAAGGTGGCTCATACCTTCATCCGAAGGTGACCCATAATTTAGTTAAAGAATATCGCCGCTTAGCAGCTGAAGAGGGTGCTGATCGTGATTCCGTACATACAATAGAAATCAGGAGGCCGCTTCACCTATTGACCCGACGCGAATGTGAAGTGCTTCAACTTTTAGCGGACGGGAAAAGTAACCGTGCCATCGGCGAAACTCTATATATCAGTGAAAAAACAGTCAAGAACCATGTGAGTAACATTCTTCAGAAGATGAATGTGAATGACCGTACACAAGCGGTTGTCCTAGCTATTAAAAACGGCTGGGTAGAAGTGAAGTAA
- the flgK gene encoding flagellar hook-associated protein FlgK: protein MISTFMGLETAKRGLSTSQGALYTTGNNVANANTLGYSRQRVNLIQTSGFPTVGLNSPRVAGQIGTGVAAETVQRIRDSFLDAQYRTQSNKIGYYGAMSESLTKMEGVMNEPKDSGLAATMEKFWNSLQGLTANTENSGAREVVASTGVMVADTLNYYYNSLTSVQTDISNQINVKANEINTLISSIDQLNQQISKVEPHGYIPNDLYDKRDVLVDNLSQLVSIKVNNVIPTDYGRASDVATGLYNIELMQEDGSSFAPPINLVSVNQTGMVGTSKVEVSHDKTTGMVDGLKFGSRTLTDYKFSGELSGLIKSFGYKKADGTIGGAYPDMLKKLDNMTTAFVNEFNAIHKQGYALGDDNTSTLNFFELEPGKSAAQSIKVNGEIVKNPTKIAAGGKSGGASGDNENAKLLADLKKKAFSEYSTKDQNSDELTGSFDTYYSGIIGKLGVDSQSAQKNLSNSVVLAASVNQNRESVSSVSLDEEMTDMIKFQQAYNASARMMTMMDEMLDKIINGMGTVGR, encoded by the coding sequence ATGATTTCAACCTTTATGGGTCTTGAGACAGCAAAACGCGGATTATCCACCTCGCAAGGGGCCTTGTATACAACAGGAAATAACGTGGCCAATGCCAATACATTAGGATATTCAAGGCAGCGGGTCAACCTGATCCAGACTTCGGGCTTCCCTACTGTCGGTTTGAACAGCCCGCGCGTTGCCGGCCAAATCGGGACAGGGGTGGCAGCAGAAACGGTTCAAAGGATCCGCGACAGTTTTCTGGACGCACAATACAGGACCCAAAGTAATAAAATCGGTTATTACGGGGCCATGAGTGAATCCCTGACGAAAATGGAAGGCGTCATGAACGAACCGAAAGACAGCGGATTAGCCGCCACGATGGAGAAGTTCTGGAATTCGCTGCAGGGTCTGACGGCGAATACGGAAAACTCCGGGGCGCGTGAAGTCGTTGCCTCGACGGGTGTCATGGTCGCGGATACACTAAACTACTACTACAACTCGCTAACGAGCGTTCAAACGGATATCAGCAATCAGATAAACGTCAAAGCGAACGAAATCAATACGCTCATCAGCAGTATAGATCAGCTTAATCAACAGATCAGTAAAGTGGAGCCGCATGGTTATATCCCCAATGACCTTTATGATAAACGTGATGTACTCGTAGACAATCTATCACAGCTTGTCAGCATTAAAGTGAATAATGTCATTCCGACGGATTACGGCAGAGCCAGCGATGTGGCTACAGGGCTATACAACATCGAATTGATGCAAGAAGACGGTTCGTCTTTTGCACCGCCCATCAATCTAGTCAGTGTTAACCAAACTGGGATGGTGGGAACTTCGAAAGTTGAGGTTAGCCATGATAAAACGACAGGTATGGTAGACGGATTGAAGTTTGGTTCGAGAACATTGACCGATTACAAATTTTCGGGAGAACTATCCGGTTTGATCAAAAGCTTCGGCTATAAGAAGGCTGATGGCACGATCGGAGGCGCCTATCCTGATATGCTGAAAAAGCTCGATAATATGACGACGGCTTTTGTGAATGAGTTCAATGCCATACATAAACAAGGTTATGCCTTGGGTGATGACAACACTTCAACATTGAACTTCTTTGAACTTGAACCTGGTAAGAGTGCCGCCCAAAGCATCAAGGTGAATGGTGAAATCGTAAAAAATCCCACAAAAATTGCCGCAGGCGGTAAGAGCGGAGGTGCCTCCGGAGATAACGAAAATGCCAAACTCCTGGCTGACCTTAAAAAGAAGGCGTTTAGTGAGTACTCGACTAAAGACCAAAACTCTGACGAATTGACAGGTAGCTTCGACACTTATTATTCCGGTATCATCGGAAAGCTTGGTGTGGATTCCCAAAGCGCCCAAAAAAACCTTTCCAACTCTGTCGTGCTTGCTGCCTCAGTCAATCAAAATAGGGAGTCTGTCAGTTCCGTATCCCTTGATGAAGAAATGACTGACATGATCAAATTCCAGCAGGCATACAACGCATCTGCAAGAATGATGACGATGATGGATGAAATGCTCGATAAAATCATTAACGGAATGGGTACAGTAGGCCGATAA
- a CDS encoding glycosyltransferase family 4 protein, with the protein MLIGALLVSFLLSIFLTPFVGKLAFKLGATDKPNERKVHSKVMPRMGGLAIFLSFFITFLPFLLFMNDFGGQLPLLVGALVIILIGMADDIFELRAAPKFLGQVLAALIIVLWGGLEVEFINLPFFTDTLEFGVLSIPITILWIVGIINAINLIDGLDGLAGGVSTIALVTIATMALIKGDLFVAMVALIVIGSTLGFLKYNFHPAKIFMGDTGALFLGYIIAVLSLLGFKNVTMISLIVPIIILGVPISDTFFAIIRRVVNKQPISAADKSHLHHCLINLGFTHKQTVLLIYALAACFGLAAIIFSFATMWGALILVTGLLLIIEIFVEKIGLVNSNYQPLLKMLNFKNKP; encoded by the coding sequence ATGTTAATAGGGGCCTTGTTGGTATCCTTTTTATTATCCATTTTTTTGACTCCTTTTGTCGGAAAGCTGGCCTTTAAATTAGGAGCTACCGATAAACCGAATGAGCGAAAAGTGCATAGTAAAGTTATGCCGCGCATGGGCGGTTTAGCTATATTTTTGAGTTTTTTCATTACCTTCTTACCCTTCTTACTTTTCATGAATGATTTTGGGGGACAGTTGCCCCTTCTGGTGGGAGCCCTTGTCATCATTTTGATCGGGATGGCTGATGATATTTTTGAATTAAGAGCTGCACCCAAATTCCTGGGCCAGGTTTTGGCTGCCCTCATTATCGTATTATGGGGCGGGCTTGAAGTGGAATTCATCAATTTGCCGTTCTTTACCGATACACTTGAATTTGGTGTTTTAAGTATACCGATAACCATTTTGTGGATTGTCGGCATCATTAATGCAATTAACCTAATAGATGGACTGGATGGTCTTGCAGGCGGTGTTTCAACGATCGCATTAGTGACAATTGCAACAATGGCCCTTATTAAAGGGGACCTATTTGTTGCTATGGTCGCATTGATCGTGATTGGAAGCACTCTTGGCTTTTTGAAATATAACTTCCATCCGGCAAAGATCTTCATGGGAGATACAGGCGCATTATTCTTAGGTTACATCATTGCCGTTCTGTCCCTGCTAGGATTTAAAAATGTTACGATGATTTCATTGATCGTACCGATCATCATTTTGGGTGTTCCCATTTCGGATACATTTTTCGCGATTATCCGCAGGGTCGTCAATAAACAGCCAATCTCGGCTGCTGATAAATCCCATTTACATCACTGTTTGATAAACTTGGGATTCACTCATAAGCAGACTGTCTTGCTCATTTACGCTTTAGCTGCTTGCTTTGGCTTAGCGGCCATAATCTTTTCATTTGCAACGATGTGGGGAGCTTTGATCCTTGTAACGGGACTCCTGCTGATCATAGAAATTTTTGTGGAGAAAATTGGTTTGGTCAATTCAAACTACCAGCCGTTGCTTAAGATGCTCAACTTTAAAAACAAGCCATGA
- a CDS encoding TIGR03826 family flagellar region protein gives MEVFNCPNCNSLFVMTKFRDVCDACYKEEEAQYDKVYAYIRKKINRTASMMQVVKGTGVEKTLIIKFVRTGKLAQFPNLGIPCEKCGANIKSGRLCGKCGDSLRSDLQAFENEEKRLTEIQGNDKKNTYYMNVDQKG, from the coding sequence ATGGAAGTATTCAATTGTCCAAACTGTAATTCGTTATTCGTTATGACGAAATTCCGTGATGTATGCGATGCTTGTTATAAAGAAGAAGAAGCCCAATATGATAAAGTGTATGCATATATTCGAAAGAAAATAAATAGAACGGCGTCCATGATGCAGGTGGTTAAGGGCACTGGCGTTGAAAAAACGTTAATAATTAAATTTGTGAGAACCGGAAAGCTGGCGCAGTTCCCTAATCTAGGAATTCCATGTGAAAAGTGCGGCGCTAACATCAAGAGCGGAAGGTTATGCGGCAAATGCGGCGATTCATTGCGATCGGATTTACAGGCATTTGAAAATGAGGAAAAGCGGCTGACTGAAATTCAAGGAAATGATAAAAAAAATACGTACTACATGAATGTTGATCAAAAAGGATAA
- a CDS encoding YigZ family protein has protein sequence MLTQYLTVAGRGEHEIVIEKSRFISHIARVETEDAAQAFIQEIKKKHKDATHNCSAYMIGEQNQIQKALDDGEPSGTAGVPILEVLKKKELKDTAVVVTRYFGGIKLGAGGLIRAYSKATSEGINTTGVVIRKLMRVISTTVDYTWLGKLENELRSSIYQIKEIQYLDQVNILVYVEETQKETYTAWITELTNGQGHITEEEMLYLEEEFA, from the coding sequence ATGCTCACTCAATATTTAACGGTGGCAGGCCGCGGCGAACATGAAATCGTCATTGAAAAATCCCGTTTTATTTCCCACATCGCCCGGGTCGAAACCGAAGATGCCGCACAGGCCTTTATCCAGGAAATCAAAAAAAAGCACAAAGATGCTACACATAATTGTTCAGCCTATATGATCGGGGAACAAAACCAAATCCAAAAAGCCCTCGACGATGGAGAACCGAGCGGAACGGCAGGCGTCCCTATCCTAGAAGTGCTTAAGAAAAAGGAACTGAAAGACACCGCTGTTGTGGTCACACGGTATTTTGGCGGCATCAAACTTGGTGCTGGCGGTCTCATTCGCGCTTACAGCAAAGCGACTTCAGAAGGAATAAATACCACTGGTGTGGTCATCAGAAAACTAATGCGGGTCATTTCGACAACTGTCGACTATACCTGGCTTGGAAAATTGGAAAACGAATTGCGATCTTCCATTTATCAAATAAAGGAAATTCAGTACCTGGATCAGGTCAATATCCTTGTATATGTTGAGGAAACACAAAAAGAGACATATACCGCTTGGATTACAGAGCTGACAAATGGTCAAGGCCACATCACTGAGGAAGAAATGCTTTATTTGGAAGAGGAATTCGCCTGA
- a CDS encoding flagellar protein FlgN encodes MSARNIIGSLEKLIKLHKSLNQLAIRKTAILKANDTEAITSLLILEQKHIKAISQTDKEREREVEEFLAANGTAGQPASIHTVTELAGPEETEVLEMLKAELIDEVAKLKERNGLNQQLIYQSLQFINVSLDILRPQNQNLNYGDSVRKTAKIGMGMFDSKA; translated from the coding sequence ATGTCTGCACGGAACATCATCGGATCGCTTGAAAAATTGATCAAGCTTCATAAAAGCCTCAATCAATTAGCGATAAGAAAAACGGCCATTTTGAAAGCAAATGATACCGAAGCGATTACTTCCCTGCTGATTTTGGAACAAAAGCATATTAAAGCGATCAGTCAAACGGATAAGGAAAGAGAAAGGGAAGTCGAGGAATTTCTTGCTGCAAATGGAACGGCGGGACAGCCGGCCTCCATCCATACCGTAACGGAACTGGCAGGACCAGAAGAAACGGAAGTCCTTGAAATGCTAAAAGCGGAATTGATTGATGAAGTGGCAAAGCTGAAGGAGAGGAACGGTTTAAATCAGCAATTGATCTATCAGTCCCTTCAATTTATCAATGTCTCTTTGGATATTCTGAGGCCGCAGAACCAGAACCTGAATTACGGGGATTCGGTTAGGAAAACGGCGAAAATCGGCATGGGAATGTTTGATTCCAAAGCATAA
- a CDS encoding DegV family protein, which translates to MKTAVVTDSTAYIPKEIRDRLHIHMMPLNVIFSNEAYREEVDITADEFYEEVKRQEKLPTTSQPPIGKFVEKFEELQNEYDDVISIHLSSGISGTYQGAVSAGEMVEGIRVHAFDSEISCMVQGFYVIEAAKMALDGKGAEEIMARLEEMKPSVRAYFMADDLSHLQRGGRLSSAQALIGSLLQVKPVLHFVDKVIVPFEKIRTRKKAMKRIADILGEDAASGEKYKAVIIHAKRESEAKDWKAELEARFPNVEFDISYFGPVIGTHLGEGSMGMGWYKI; encoded by the coding sequence ATGAAAACCGCAGTCGTAACAGATAGCACTGCATATATACCCAAGGAAATACGTGATCGTTTACATATACATATGATGCCGCTTAATGTCATTTTTTCCAATGAAGCTTATCGGGAGGAAGTTGATATTACTGCGGATGAGTTTTATGAGGAAGTAAAGAGGCAGGAGAAATTGCCGACCACTTCACAGCCTCCAATCGGGAAGTTTGTCGAGAAGTTCGAGGAGCTGCAAAACGAATATGATGATGTTATTTCAATTCATTTATCGAGCGGCATCAGCGGAACGTATCAAGGAGCGGTATCTGCAGGTGAAATGGTCGAGGGAATTAGGGTTCATGCCTTTGATTCGGAAATCAGCTGCATGGTACAGGGGTTTTACGTGATCGAGGCGGCAAAGATGGCCCTTGATGGTAAAGGTGCAGAAGAAATCATGGCCAGGCTCGAAGAAATGAAACCATCGGTCAGGGCATACTTCATGGCAGATGACCTATCCCATCTGCAGCGCGGCGGCCGCTTAAGCAGTGCTCAAGCATTGATTGGCAGTCTGCTTCAAGTGAAGCCGGTCCTCCATTTTGTTGATAAAGTCATCGTCCCATTCGAAAAAATCCGTACTAGAAAAAAAGCGATGAAACGGATTGCCGATATACTTGGAGAAGACGCGGCGAGCGGCGAGAAATATAAAGCCGTCATTATTCATGCAAAACGGGAAAGTGAAGCTAAAGACTGGAAAGCCGAACTTGAAGCTCGGTTCCCAAATGTCGAATTCGACATCAGCTACTTCGGTCCAGTAATCGGAACGCATCTGGGCGAAGGCTCAATGGGGATGGGCTGGTATAAAATTTAA
- a CDS encoding DEAD/DEAH box helicase has product MSISPPYSPELQNHLTGKHLLGFEIPFSQELLAEHLKNGYVSETCGVQSGNGSYHCVRCGNKEQTLFYTFPCKICNQDCTYCRSCIMMGRVSECAKLYRWTGPSIQFTIPDNVMRWAGTLSAGQQNASDCVVEAVKGKDEFLVWAVCGAGKTEVLFPAIEAALHAGKRICLATPRTDVVLELSPRLKKAFPEIEVTTLYAGSADRHGFSPLTVSTTHQLFRFIEAFDVIIVDEVDAFPYSIDDSLHYAVNKSKKVSAATIYLTATPSKRMQRLYRSGKLKAVIIPARYHRQPIPVPEMKWSGNWQKLFLQKKVPLAINGWVSERLKRNIPFLLFFPSIQVMEQVIPLFQKLSPKLSIVHSRHPDRKEKVMALRNGMVPGLLTTTILERGVTIERLEVAVIGAEHEVFSDSALVQIAGRVGRSFANPAGTITFFHYGKSKAMVEAIHHIQMMNKDAMKRGLLDE; this is encoded by the coding sequence ATGAGCATTTCCCCCCCTTATTCCCCGGAACTTCAGAACCATCTCACCGGCAAACATCTTTTGGGCTTCGAAATCCCCTTCTCCCAAGAACTCCTCGCAGAGCACCTCAAGAATGGGTATGTCTCGGAAACTTGCGGCGTGCAATCTGGAAATGGCAGTTATCACTGTGTACGCTGCGGTAACAAAGAACAAACTTTGTTTTATACATTCCCGTGCAAGATTTGCAATCAAGATTGCACTTACTGCCGCTCATGCATCATGATGGGACGGGTCAGTGAATGTGCAAAGCTTTATAGGTGGACCGGTCCCAGCATTCAGTTTACGATTCCTGACAATGTGATGAGGTGGGCAGGCACTTTATCGGCAGGTCAACAAAATGCCTCCGACTGTGTCGTTGAAGCCGTAAAAGGAAAAGATGAATTTCTGGTCTGGGCTGTATGCGGGGCAGGGAAGACGGAGGTCCTATTTCCAGCGATTGAGGCAGCTTTGCATGCCGGGAAACGGATTTGTTTGGCAACACCGCGGACCGATGTGGTTCTCGAACTCTCCCCGAGGTTAAAAAAAGCTTTTCCTGAGATTGAAGTCACGACCCTCTATGCCGGCAGTGCCGATCGACATGGCTTTTCGCCGCTAACCGTTTCCACGACACATCAGCTTTTCCGTTTTATTGAGGCTTTCGATGTCATCATCGTTGATGAAGTCGATGCGTTTCCCTACTCAATTGATGATTCGCTGCATTATGCGGTTAATAAATCGAAAAAGGTTTCTGCGGCAACCATTTACTTGACCGCCACACCTTCGAAACGGATGCAGCGGCTATATCGAAGCGGCAAATTGAAAGCCGTCATAATCCCTGCCCGTTATCATCGTCAGCCAATCCCGGTCCCTGAAATGAAGTGGAGCGGCAATTGGCAAAAACTATTTCTTCAAAAAAAAGTTCCCCTCGCAATCAACGGATGGGTAAGTGAACGCCTTAAGCGGAATATCCCCTTCCTATTGTTTTTTCCAAGCATTCAAGTGATGGAGCAGGTCATTCCGCTGTTTCAAAAGCTGTCCCCTAAATTATCGATTGTCCACTCCCGGCACCCTGATCGAAAGGAAAAAGTAATGGCACTAAGGAATGGAATGGTTCCAGGATTACTTACCACGACCATCCTGGAACGCGGCGTGACCATTGAGCGGTTGGAAGTAGCCGTGATTGGTGCTGAACATGAAGTGTTTTCTGATAGTGCCCTCGTTCAGATAGCTGGCAGGGTAGGGAGAAGCTTTGCTAACCCTGCCGGGACGATTACCTTTTTTCATTACGGTAAAAGTAAAGCGATGGTCGAGGCGATTCACCATATACAAATGATGAATAAAGATGCCATGAAAAGGGGGCTGCTGGATGAATAG
- a CDS encoding ComF family protein — protein sequence MNRCLVCDEGMKQALTWRSLFAQDDARAICAGCEGKLNRITGETCSMCSRELGGDHTTGDLCLDCSRWERNREWGGYLSKNISLFHYNEYLKDIIAKYKYRGDYALAEVFVPFLKERLKDMEFDLVTAIPLSHERLRERGFNQGQALADLLGLHTVETLTRIHTEKQSKKSRQERMSLPQVFQAVQSDLLEHKSILIIDDIYTTGTTLRHAAKALITAGAKEVSSITLAR from the coding sequence ATGAATAGATGCCTTGTTTGTGATGAAGGAATGAAGCAAGCATTGACATGGAGGAGCCTTTTTGCGCAAGACGATGCAAGGGCAATCTGCGCAGGATGTGAGGGGAAACTTAATAGGATAACCGGAGAAACATGTTCCATGTGCTCAAGGGAGCTGGGCGGGGATCATACCACCGGTGACCTCTGTCTGGATTGTTCAAGATGGGAAAGGAATAGGGAATGGGGAGGCTATTTGTCGAAGAACATATCGCTATTTCATTATAATGAATACTTAAAAGACATTATTGCTAAATATAAGTACCGGGGAGATTATGCATTAGCTGAGGTTTTCGTCCCTTTTTTGAAAGAAAGGTTAAAGGACATGGAATTTGACCTGGTAACGGCCATCCCGCTTAGTCATGAACGGCTTAGGGAGCGGGGATTTAATCAGGGACAGGCTTTGGCAGATCTTCTTGGACTTCACACGGTTGAGACCTTGACAAGAATCCATACGGAAAAACAATCAAAAAAATCACGTCAAGAGAGAATGTCATTACCACAGGTTTTTCAGGCCGTGCAATCTGATTTGCTGGAGCACAAATCTATTTTGATCATCGATGACATTTACACAACAGGCACAACTCTCAGGCATGCAGCCAAAGCCTTAATAACTGCTGGGGCCAAAGAAGTATCATCCATTACCCTGGCTAGGTGA